A region from the Brachyspira hampsonii genome encodes:
- a CDS encoding CoA-disulfide reductase, with product MKKVIIIGGVAAGMSAAAKARRLDKEAIITVYEKTDVVSWGACGMPYYVGGFYESPNTMIARTAEATIKSGIDLKVKHEVLKIDAKNKKVLVKDIINNKEFEDNYDSLLIATGAKSIIPNIPNINIGNVSTLKDFSDSINMREKMKDANIKNVVILGAGFIAIEAAHALKHIGKNVTIIQRSDRVFGNKFDKEFSDMVIEHIKENANLHLNEKVQSLEADNNNNVKAVVTDKGKYDADYVVVAIGVKPNTDLAKDAGIKLMDNGAILVDREGKTNIDSIYAAGDCASIYDKVLNDQTYAALATGANKLGRMVASNLVGGHEKFIGSLTSACILAFELEAARTGITEEEAKKRNINYKTVTVKDLDHTHYYPDYQDLHIKLVYLADSRKIIGGQILGKRGAVLRADVIAACIYAGLTVDELGMLDLCYAPPFARTWDSLNVAGNAAK from the coding sequence ATGAAAAAAGTTATAATAATAGGAGGCGTTGCTGCCGGAATGAGTGCAGCTGCAAAGGCTAGAAGATTAGATAAAGAGGCTATTATTACAGTTTATGAAAAAACTGATGTTGTATCTTGGGGGGCATGCGGCATGCCTTATTATGTAGGCGGTTTTTATGAAAGTCCTAATACTATGATAGCAAGAACTGCTGAGGCTACTATAAAGTCTGGAATAGACTTAAAAGTTAAGCATGAAGTTTTGAAAATAGATGCTAAAAATAAAAAGGTATTGGTTAAAGATATAATAAATAACAAAGAATTTGAAGATAATTATGATTCGCTTCTTATAGCTACAGGGGCAAAATCAATAATACCTAATATACCAAATATCAATATAGGTAATGTATCAACTTTAAAAGATTTTAGCGACTCTATTAATATGAGAGAAAAAATGAAAGATGCTAATATAAAAAATGTTGTAATATTAGGTGCCGGATTTATAGCCATTGAGGCGGCTCATGCTTTGAAGCATATAGGAAAGAATGTTACTATTATACAGCGTTCAGACAGAGTATTCGGAAATAAATTTGACAAAGAGTTTTCTGATATGGTGATAGAACATATAAAAGAAAATGCCAACTTACATCTAAATGAAAAAGTTCAGTCATTAGAAGCTGACAACAATAATAATGTGAAAGCAGTTGTTACAGACAAAGGAAAATATGATGCCGATTATGTTGTTGTTGCTATAGGAGTTAAACCTAATACTGATTTAGCTAAGGATGCCGGCATAAAATTAATGGATAATGGGGCTATATTAGTTGATAGGGAAGGAAAAACAAATATTGATTCTATATATGCTGCTGGGGATTGTGCTAGTATATATGATAAAGTATTGAATGATCAGACTTATGCTGCACTCGCTACAGGAGCAAATAAATTGGGAAGAATGGTTGCTAGTAATTTAGTAGGAGGACATGAAAAGTTTATAGGAAGTTTAACTAGTGCATGCATACTTGCTTTTGAACTTGAAGCTGCAAGAACAGGAATAACAGAAGAAGAAGCTAAAAAAAGAAATATTAACTATAAAACTGTTACTGTAAAAGATTTAGATCACACTCATTATTATCCTGATTATCAGGACTTGCATATAAAACTTGTATATTTAGCTGACAGCAGAAAGATAATAGGAGGTCAGATATTAGGAAAAAGAGGTGCTGTATTGAGGGCTGATGTTATAGCTGCTTGTATATATGCTGGGCTTACTGTAGATGAATTAGGAATGCTCGATTTGTGTTATGCTCCTCCTTTTGCAAGGACTTGGGATTCTTTGAATGTGGCTGGAAATGCGGCTAAATAA
- a CDS encoding rubrerythrin family protein, translated as MKLKGSKTEVNLRNAFIGEAMARCRYMYYAEKAREEGREDVAAIYEKFARNEQEHAKIWFKNFHGILSTEENLKESIINENYESIDMYLSYAKTAQEEGFDDLAMAFMNVARIEDGHKKQFQSLLRDTKVDIPNWQCDICGYIDSENENPPICPVCKHRIKNQ; from the coding sequence ATGAAATTAAAAGGATCTAAAACTGAAGTTAATTTGAGAAACGCTTTTATAGGTGAGGCTATGGCTAGATGCAGATATATGTATTATGCTGAAAAAGCCCGTGAAGAAGGGAGAGAGGATGTAGCAGCTATATATGAAAAATTTGCCAGAAACGAACAGGAACATGCTAAGATATGGTTTAAAAACTTTCATGGTATACTTAGCACTGAAGAAAATTTAAAAGAGTCTATAATCAATGAAAATTACGAATCTATAGATATGTATCTTTCTTATGCTAAAACAGCACAAGAAGAGGGCTTTGATGATTTAGCTATGGCTTTTATGAATGTTGCTAGAATAGAGGACGGACATAAAAAGCAATTTCAAAGTTTGCTTAGAGATACTAAAGTGGATATACCAAATTGGCAATGTGATATATGCGGTTATATAGATTCTGAAAATGAAAATCCTCCAATATGCCCGGTATGTAAGCATCGTATAAAAAATCAATAA
- the ribE gene encoding 6,7-dimethyl-8-ribityllumazine synthase produces the protein MKTFEGKLVSEKPIKIGIVCARFNEFIVSKLLGGALDALSRHNIKDDDISVAWVPGAFEIPLIASKMAKSKKYDAVICLGAVIRGSTTHYDYVCAEVSKGIANVSLNSDVPVMFGVLTTENIEQAIERAGTKAGNKGFDSAMGAIEMVNLIREIEK, from the coding sequence ATGAAAACTTTTGAAGGAAAACTCGTTAGTGAAAAACCAATTAAAATTGGTATAGTATGTGCCAGATTCAATGAATTTATTGTTTCTAAACTTTTGGGTGGTGCTTTGGATGCTTTATCTCGTCATAATATCAAAGACGATGATATTTCTGTTGCTTGGGTGCCGGGTGCTTTTGAGATACCTCTAATAGCTTCTAAAATGGCTAAATCCAAAAAATATGATGCTGTTATATGTCTTGGTGCTGTTATAAGAGGCTCTACTACTCATTATGATTATGTTTGTGCTGAAGTATCTAAAGGTATTGCTAATGTTTCGCTTAACTCTGATGTACCTGTAATGTTCGGAGTTTTAACTACTGAAAACATTGAGCAGGCTATTGAAAGAGCTGGTACTAAAGCTGGAAACAAAGGTTTTGATTCTGCTATGGGTGCTATTGAAATGGTAAACCTAATCAGAGAAATAGAAAAATAA
- a CDS encoding bifunctional 3,4-dihydroxy-2-butanone-4-phosphate synthase/GTP cyclohydrolase II, with amino-acid sequence MENIYSTIDEALEDLRNGKIIVVSDDEDRENEGDLICAAEFATTENINFMATYAKGLICMPMSKEITNKLNLNQMVTKNTDNHETAFTVSIDHIETTTGISAVERSITALKVVDEKSKPEDFRRPGHMFPLLAKEGGVLVRMGHTEATVDLMRLAGLKECGLCCEIMRDDGDMMRRDDLIDFAKKHNLKMITVSDLIDYRKKNEDLMELYAKAKMPTKYGEFEILTFVNKITKEHHVVLTMGDISNGENVLCRVHSECLTGDALGSKRCDCGEQYDYAMRKIASEGRGIMVYMRQEGRGIGLVNKLRAYELQDSGLDTVDANIALGFRDDMREYYEAYQMLKKLGIKSIKIMTNNPDKIKYLNNYGLEIKDRVPIQIEASEYDAFYLKTKKERMGHILD; translated from the coding sequence ATGGAAAACATTTACAGTACTATTGACGAGGCTTTAGAAGATTTAAGAAACGGAAAAATAATAGTTGTTTCTGATGATGAAGATAGAGAAAATGAGGGTGATTTAATATGTGCAGCTGAGTTTGCTACTACAGAGAATATAAACTTTATGGCTACTTATGCAAAAGGTTTGATATGCATGCCTATGAGCAAAGAGATTACAAATAAACTTAATTTAAATCAAATGGTTACAAAAAATACTGATAATCATGAAACAGCTTTTACAGTATCTATTGACCATATTGAAACTACAACTGGTATTTCAGCAGTAGAAAGATCCATTACAGCTTTAAAAGTAGTTGATGAAAAGTCAAAACCAGAAGATTTCAGACGCCCTGGTCATATGTTTCCATTACTTGCAAAAGAAGGAGGCGTACTTGTAAGAATGGGACATACTGAAGCTACTGTTGATTTGATGAGACTTGCAGGATTAAAAGAATGCGGTTTATGCTGCGAGATTATGCGAGATGACGGCGATATGATGAGAAGAGATGATTTAATTGATTTCGCTAAAAAACATAATCTTAAAATGATAACAGTTTCTGATTTGATAGACTATAGAAAAAAGAATGAAGACTTGATGGAGCTTTATGCTAAAGCAAAAATGCCTACTAAATACGGAGAGTTTGAAATACTTACTTTTGTAAATAAAATAACAAAAGAACATCATGTAGTTTTAACTATGGGAGACATTTCAAATGGAGAAAATGTGCTTTGCAGAGTGCATTCTGAATGTTTGACAGGCGATGCATTAGGTTCTAAAAGATGCGACTGCGGAGAGCAGTATGATTATGCCATGAGAAAAATTGCTTCTGAAGGCAGAGGTATAATGGTATATATGCGTCAGGAAGGCAGAGGTATAGGGCTTGTTAATAAATTAAGAGCTTATGAACTTCAAGACAGCGGACTTGATACGGTAGATGCCAATATAGCTTTAGGTTTTAGAGATGATATGCGTGAATATTATGAGGCTTATCAAATGCTTAAAAAATTGGGTATTAAGAGCATAAAAATCATGACTAATAATCCAGATAAAATAAAGTATTTGAATAATTACGGACTTGAAATAAAAGACAGAGTGCCTATACAAATAGAGGCTTCAGAGTATGATGCATTTTATTTAAAGACTAAAAAAGAGCGTATGGGACATATATTAGATTAA
- a CDS encoding riboflavin synthase produces the protein MFTGIVEEIGIVKSVQSKVITIEANKIFDDLHLGDSVAVNGTCLTVSSFYNKIFNADVTQETLNRTNLGSLKNGSRVNLERAMTLSGRFGGHIVSGHIDGVGSIKSMKKDDNAIILTIEVPRQLMKYIVEKGSVAVDGISLTVASLTDNTFSIAVIPHTLKETVLYYKKEGDKVNIENDVIGKYVERLLTFKEDDKENNSKKSNITMEFLLKNGF, from the coding sequence ATGTTTACTGGTATAGTTGAAGAAATAGGAATTGTTAAATCGGTACAGAGCAAAGTTATTACGATAGAAGCAAACAAAATATTTGATGATTTGCATTTGGGGGACAGTGTTGCTGTTAATGGTACTTGTTTAACTGTGTCTAGTTTTTATAATAAGATATTCAATGCTGATGTTACTCAGGAAACTTTGAACCGTACTAATTTGGGAAGTTTAAAAAATGGAAGCAGAGTTAATCTTGAAAGAGCAATGACTTTAAGCGGAAGATTCGGCGGGCATATAGTAAGCGGACATATTGACGGAGTGGGAAGCATTAAGTCTATGAAAAAAGATGATAATGCTATTATACTTACTATTGAAGTACCTAGACAATTAATGAAGTATATAGTAGAGAAAGGCTCTGTTGCTGTTGATGGAATAAGTTTGACAGTTGCAAGTTTAACTGATAATACTTTTTCTATAGCTGTTATTCCTCATACATTAAAGGAAACTGTACTTTATTATAAAAAAGAGGGTGATAAAGTTAATATAGAAAATGATGTTATAGGAAAATATGTTGAAAGACTTTTGACATTTAAAGAAGATGACAAAGAAAATAATAGTAAAAAATCCAATATCACAATGGAGTTTTTACTTAAAAATGGATTTTAA
- the ribD gene encoding bifunctional diaminohydroxyphosphoribosylaminopyrimidine deaminase/5-amino-6-(5-phosphoribosylamino)uracil reductase RibD, with translation MLENNHEKYIKMAIEEARKGEGFTSPNPLVGAVIVKDDKVIGIGYHQKYGENHAEINAFLDAQKKGEDVEGASIYVTLEPCSHYGKTPPCADAIIKNKIKKVIIGCVDSNPKVAGNGIKKLKEAGIEVIVNVLEDECRKLNEVFFYYIANKIPFVVMKYAMTIDGKIATSSGKSKWITSEKSREHSHRFRNKYSAIMVGINTVLEDNPTLNCRLPNTRNPIRIILDSSLKIDLNSNICKTAKEIKTFIATISNDDKKIKELESLGIEIIKTESYNNRVSLKELMKILGEEKNIDSVYVEGGASLHASLIEERLVNKVLVYIAPKIFGGVKAKSPVGGEGIDDPNNAFKLKIGDITKIDDDLFLEYYLNINL, from the coding sequence ATGCTTGAAAATAATCATGAAAAATATATAAAAATGGCTATTGAGGAAGCCAGAAAAGGAGAAGGTTTTACTAGCCCTAATCCTTTGGTTGGTGCTGTGATAGTGAAAGATGATAAAGTTATAGGTATAGGTTATCATCAAAAATACGGAGAAAATCATGCTGAAATTAATGCATTTCTTGATGCCCAAAAAAAAGGAGAAGATGTTGAAGGAGCTAGTATATATGTAACTTTGGAGCCTTGTTCTCATTATGGTAAGACTCCTCCTTGTGCTGATGCTATTATAAAAAATAAAATAAAAAAAGTTATTATAGGGTGTGTGGATTCTAATCCTAAAGTTGCTGGCAATGGTATAAAAAAATTAAAAGAGGCTGGAATTGAAGTTATAGTTAATGTACTTGAAGATGAATGCAGAAAATTAAATGAAGTTTTCTTCTATTATATAGCAAATAAAATACCTTTTGTTGTTATGAAGTATGCTATGACTATAGACGGTAAAATTGCAACTTCAAGCGGAAAATCAAAATGGATAACTTCTGAAAAATCAAGAGAGCATTCTCATAGATTTAGAAATAAATACTCTGCTATAATGGTTGGAATAAATACTGTGCTAGAAGATAATCCTACACTTAATTGCAGACTTCCAAATACTAGAAACCCTATAAGAATAATTTTAGACAGTTCTCTAAAAATAGATTTAAACTCTAATATTTGTAAAACTGCAAAAGAAATAAAAACTTTTATAGCTACTATTAGTAATGATGATAAAAAAATAAAAGAGCTTGAAAGTTTAGGAATTGAAATAATAAAAACAGAAAGCTATAATAACAGAGTAAGCTTAAAAGAGTTAATGAAGATATTAGGAGAAGAAAAAAATATTGACAGTGTGTATGTAGAGGGCGGTGCTTCTTTGCATGCTAGTTTGATAGAAGAAAGGCTAGTAAATAAGGTTTTAGTTTATATAGCACCAAAAATATTTGGAGGAGTTAAAGCAAAAAGCCCTGTAGGAGGCGAAGGGATAGATGATCCTAATAATGCTTTTAAACTCAAAATAGGAGATATAACAAAAATAGATGATGATTTATTTTTGGAATACTATTTAAATATTAATTTATAG
- a CDS encoding dual specificity protein phosphatase family protein → MKQIYKNLYVGDDRDCSEFKGAIVHACQSCFVRGVRGNIGDKKVYQSNNDLYLNLLDISSLSFEYAFPMIKRAMEFIDEHINDMEVLVHCNFGMSRSPSIALLYMARKGYIDNTSFKDALRDFYEIYTYYSPGMGMYRYFDNYWYEIMSF, encoded by the coding sequence ATGAAACAAATATATAAAAATTTATATGTAGGAGATGACAGAGACTGTTCTGAGTTTAAAGGAGCTATAGTTCATGCTTGTCAAAGCTGTTTTGTAAGAGGTGTAAGAGGAAATATAGGCGATAAAAAAGTTTATCAGAGTAATAATGATTTATATTTAAATTTACTTGATATAAGCAGTTTATCTTTTGAATATGCTTTTCCTATGATAAAAAGAGCTATGGAGTTTATAGATGAACATATAAATGATATGGAAGTTTTAGTTCATTGTAATTTCGGTATGTCCAGATCTCCATCTATAGCACTTCTTTATATGGCAAGAAAAGGCTATATTGATAATACTTCGTTTAAAGATGCTTTAAGAGATTTTTATGAGATATATACTTATTATTCGCCGGGAATGGGAATGTACAGATATTTTGATAATTATTGGTACGAAATAATGAGTTTTTAG
- a CDS encoding alpha/beta hydrolase: MFKNILKRALLFSAYMLFPIGSIMAQNNTLQWDKTFKKSDKINVKKVSFYNRLGINIAADLYTPVNINTNQKYKALVIGGPYGAVKEQAAGVYAQAMAERGFIAIAFDASYNGESGGSPHYTASPEAFAEDFSAAVDFIGSLNYVDRNKIGAIGICGSGSFVLSAAKIDSRIKAIAAASMYDMGRVARNGMYDSLTDEDRKKMIEAVSMQRWNEYNGGEKQFQIGTPENIDENAPDIVKEFYSYYRTKRGFHPRATTAMSVISSISLMNYYPLENIDIISPRPMLFIAGEKAHSRYFSEDAYKKAKEPKELIIIPNANHVDLYDRTDLIPFEKLSQFFKDNLK, from the coding sequence ATGTTTAAAAATATTTTAAAAAGAGCTTTATTATTTTCAGCATATATGCTTTTTCCTATAGGAAGCATCATGGCACAGAACAATACATTACAATGGGATAAAACTTTTAAAAAGAGCGATAAAATAAATGTAAAAAAAGTATCATTTTATAACAGACTAGGTATAAATATAGCAGCTGACTTATACACACCTGTAAATATTAATACCAATCAAAAATATAAGGCATTAGTTATAGGAGGTCCGTACGGAGCAGTAAAAGAACAGGCTGCCGGAGTATATGCTCAGGCTATGGCAGAGAGAGGCTTTATTGCTATAGCGTTTGATGCATCATACAATGGGGAAAGCGGAGGATCTCCTCATTATACAGCTTCACCGGAGGCATTCGCAGAAGATTTTAGTGCCGCAGTAGATTTTATAGGTTCATTAAACTATGTTGACAGAAACAAAATAGGAGCTATAGGAATATGCGGAAGCGGAAGTTTTGTTTTAAGTGCTGCTAAAATTGACAGCAGAATAAAAGCAATAGCTGCAGCAAGTATGTATGATATGGGAAGAGTAGCACGAAACGGAATGTATGATTCTTTAACTGATGAAGACAGAAAAAAAATGATTGAAGCAGTTTCCATGCAAAGATGGAATGAATATAATGGCGGAGAAAAACAATTTCAAATAGGTACTCCTGAAAATATAGATGAAAACGCTCCAGATATAGTAAAAGAGTTCTACAGTTATTATCGTACAAAGAGAGGTTTTCACCCTCGTGCCACAACTGCTATGTCTGTTATAAGCAGCATCAGCTTAATGAATTATTACCCTTTAGAGAATATTGACATTATATCACCAAGACCAATGCTTTTTATAGCAGGAGAAAAAGCTCATTCAAGATATTTCAGCGAAGATGCGTATAAAAAAGCTAAAGAACCAAAAGAGTTAATCATAATACCTAATGCTAATCATGTTGATCTCTATGACAGAACAGATTTAATCCCTTTTGAAAAATTGTCTCAATTCTTCAAAGATAATTTAAAATGA
- a CDS encoding LysR family transcriptional regulator — translation MEVRALKYFLTAVREGNITKAAKYLNLTQPNLSRQINILERDIGHKLFERKHNNIELTPEGILLKKRAEEILNMIDKTRAEFNFDDKIIAGDIFIGAGETWAIALLASIMRDMQKDYPHIKYNIYSGNSEDITEKLDKGLLDFGVLIDPADLSKYDYLKMPAKDTWGIIMRRDSKLAQKKYIVKKDLYNIPLIVSRQTIQNDMQNNDFLKWLGGSLSGLEIAATYNLIYNALIMVREGMGYAFALDRLIDNMNNKDICFLPLKPKLESGLNVVWKKNQEFSRASKIFLERMNKSFL, via the coding sequence ATGGAAGTAAGAGCTTTAAAATATTTTTTAACTGCAGTAAGAGAAGGAAACATTACAAAAGCTGCAAAATATCTTAATTTAACACAGCCTAATTTATCACGTCAGATAAACATTTTAGAAAGAGATATAGGACATAAATTATTTGAAAGAAAACATAATAATATAGAGCTTACTCCAGAGGGCATTTTGCTAAAAAAAAGAGCCGAAGAAATATTAAATATGATAGATAAAACAAGGGCAGAGTTTAACTTTGATGATAAGATTATAGCAGGAGACATATTTATAGGGGCAGGGGAGACTTGGGCTATTGCATTGCTTGCCTCTATTATGCGGGATATGCAAAAAGACTATCCTCATATAAAATATAATATTTACAGCGGTAACTCTGAAGATATTACAGAAAAGCTAGATAAAGGATTATTAGATTTTGGTGTATTGATAGATCCAGCCGATTTATCAAAGTACGATTATTTAAAAATGCCTGCCAAAGATACTTGGGGTATTATTATGAGAAGAGATTCAAAGCTGGCACAAAAAAAGTATATAGTAAAAAAAGATTTATATAATATTCCATTAATAGTATCAAGACAGACTATTCAAAATGATATGCAGAATAATGATTTTTTAAAATGGTTGGGAGGAAGTTTAAGCGGTTTAGAGATAGCTGCTACTTATAATTTAATTTACAATGCATTGATTATGGTACGCGAGGGTATGGGGTATGCTTTTGCTTTGGATAGGCTTATAGATAATATGAATAATAAAGATATATGTTTTTTGCCATTAAAGCCTAAATTAGAATCTGGTCTTAATGTTGTATGGAAGAAAAATCAGGAGTTTTCAAGGGCTTCCAAAATATTTTTGGAAAGAATGAATAAAAGTTTTTTATAA
- a CDS encoding ImmA/IrrE family metallo-endopeptidase produces the protein MNIDPLDIKKISASLNLNEEYINYIIDDFNNILQPFITKNYLSHLVSAIEDVINDKVKKELKHRIDTEKDDVKRQELFTLMEAKHYRLFPILIEPFSIYNKRKAQIITFAKRNIGAGAIIYYDDRLEDKQKRLLIAHELGHLYMKYVSTKKTEKELEKVVTAFSILAILDKDDFYRNRSRALISKSTDEILSNVEQLFKFK, from the coding sequence TTGAATATTGATCCATTAGATATAAAAAAAATATCAGCTTCTTTGAATTTAAATGAAGAATATATAAATTACATAATAGATGATTTCAATAATATTTTACAGCCATTTATAACTAAAAATTACCTATCACATTTGGTTTCTGCAATTGAAGATGTTATTAATGATAAAGTCAAAAAAGAATTAAAGCATAGAATAGATACTGAAAAAGATGATGTAAAGAGGCAGGAATTATTTACCTTAATGGAAGCTAAGCATTATAGATTATTTCCAATATTAATAGAACCTTTCAGTATTTATAATAAGAGAAAAGCTCAAATTATAACTTTTGCAAAAAGGAATATTGGTGCTGGAGCTATAATTTATTATGATGATAGATTGGAAGACAAACAAAAAAGATTATTAATAGCACATGAACTTGGTCATTTGTATATGAAATATGTATCTACAAAAAAGACTGAAAAAGAATTAGAAAAAGTTGTAACAGCATTTTCAATATTAGCTATTTTAGATAAAGATGATTTTTACAGAAATAGAAGCAGAGCATTAATATCAAAAAGTACTGATGAAATTCTTTCTAATGTAGAACAGTTATTTAAATTTAAGTAA